In a genomic window of Nostoc sp. UHCC 0870:
- a CDS encoding CBS domain-containing protein, whose protein sequence is MRAKQIMTQDVATIRGSATVAEAVRLLRLKGLRALIVEPRHSADAYGIVTVADIAGKVVAYGKDPEKIHVYEIMSKPCIVVDPDLDVEYVARLFSTTNIWCAPVIQGELMGVISVTDIVSKDDFMAKPKLVFLRKELHKAVSDARAISANYGSDSKRAIEAWDFVDEIEAEARYYGLPKSEKSTREIFAEKPQLVSI, encoded by the coding sequence ATGAGAGCCAAACAAATTATGACTCAAGATGTAGCTACTATTCGCGGTTCAGCAACTGTAGCAGAAGCAGTCAGACTATTGAGGCTCAAAGGACTGCGAGCGTTAATCGTAGAACCTCGTCATAGTGCTGATGCTTACGGTATTGTAACCGTTGCTGATATTGCAGGTAAGGTTGTGGCTTATGGTAAAGACCCTGAAAAAATTCATGTCTACGAAATCATGAGTAAACCCTGCATCGTTGTTGATCCTGACCTCGATGTAGAATATGTAGCACGATTATTCTCAACCACAAATATATGGTGTGCGCCTGTAATTCAAGGTGAATTAATGGGCGTGATTTCTGTTACTGATATTGTGAGCAAGGATGACTTTATGGCTAAACCCAAACTAGTATTCTTGCGTAAAGAACTGCACAAAGCTGTTTCTGATGCACGGGCGATTTCTGCTAACTATGGGTCAGACTCTAAACGAGCTATTGAAGCTTGGGATTTCGTAGACGAAATTGAAGCAGAAGCACGTTATTATGGCTTACCAAAATCCGAGAAATCCACTAGAGAGATATTTGCTGAAAAACCACAGCTAGTTAGCATCTAG
- a CDS encoding SagB family peptide dehydrogenase: MRQDNSSGKAYHEATKHSYLSVQLDPNYIDASTQPIAFKVYPKFYRRVKLNLNNKIHSFIWLTSAVTLEKVYNNVPYKLRVNPSAGALYPTEVYVQIRGVSDIVDGIYHVEVENNCLTLIYELIDDGLESYIIPNKSISGFIFFISSVYYRSSWKYKNRSIRYCLLDSGHHLGAIAASAYLHERDIQLIFDFDKLALNTALGFENKEFITACVVSGEAQDQKVRQLRLKVPFVCGTDYFEANQFIEDSYQTTACQTSHQQQLKQPQFDFEPDKFYETVWNRRSIRRFRKESILQEQYLYVLQKIEQSIPTENFEEVEIYSVVHRVEGMLPGLYKGANLIKAGNFSEQTGYLCINQAIAKDCGVIFFFVCEYTSYQTAMQIAGFLGQRIYLVSNYIGIQCSGIGAFYDNETQEFLETDKDVLYAMAIGI; encoded by the coding sequence ATGCGTCAAGATAATAGTTCTGGTAAAGCTTACCATGAGGCTACCAAGCATTCTTACTTATCGGTGCAGCTTGATCCAAATTATATTGATGCTTCAACTCAACCAATTGCATTTAAAGTTTATCCAAAGTTTTATAGAAGAGTGAAATTAAATCTCAATAATAAAATTCACTCTTTTATTTGGTTAACTAGTGCAGTTACTTTAGAGAAGGTATATAACAATGTTCCCTACAAACTGCGGGTAAATCCATCAGCTGGCGCACTGTATCCTACGGAGGTGTACGTACAGATTCGAGGTGTGTCGGATATAGTAGATGGTATCTATCATGTAGAAGTTGAGAATAATTGTCTAACACTCATCTATGAATTAATTGATGATGGGTTAGAGAGTTATATTATACCGAACAAAAGTATAAGCGGATTCATTTTTTTCATTAGTTCTGTTTATTATAGGTCTAGTTGGAAATATAAAAACAGGAGCATAAGATATTGCCTGTTAGATAGCGGACACCATTTAGGTGCTATTGCAGCTTCAGCTTATCTTCATGAACGTGATATCCAGCTAATTTTTGACTTTGATAAACTTGCTCTCAATACAGCTTTAGGGTTTGAGAATAAAGAGTTTATTACGGCTTGTGTGGTATCTGGTGAAGCACAAGATCAGAAAGTTAGACAACTCAGACTGAAAGTTCCTTTTGTTTGTGGTACAGATTATTTTGAAGCTAATCAATTTATTGAAGATAGCTATCAAACAACAGCTTGTCAAACAAGTCATCAACAACAACTTAAGCAGCCTCAATTTGATTTTGAACCAGACAAATTTTATGAAACTGTCTGGAATAGACGTTCAATTAGACGTTTCCGGAAAGAGTCTATTTTGCAAGAACAATATTTATATGTCTTGCAAAAAATAGAGCAGTCAATCCCCACAGAAAACTTTGAGGAAGTAGAAATTTACTCTGTGGTGCATCGTGTTGAGGGAATGTTACCAGGGTTATATAAAGGCGCGAATTTGATTAAAGCAGGTAACTTCAGCGAACAGACTGGTTACTTGTGTATTAATCAAGCAATAGCGAAAGATTGTGGTGTGATTTTCTTTTTTGTATGTGAATATACCAGCTATCAAACAGCTATGCAGATAGCGGGGTTTCTGGGACAAAGAATTTATCTGGTGAGTAATTATATAGGCATTCAATGTAGTGGCATTGGTGCTTTTTATGATAATGAAACTCAGGAATTCTTAGAAACAGATAAAGATGTGCTTTATGCAATGGCAATTGGAATTTAA
- a CDS encoding ankyrin repeat domain-containing protein — translation MNQISNPNFSTATQQWLIANGYSIQDLNQPGENGDTALMKATREGVYTVVKELIDAGAEINAKNNDSNNALWFACFGNHYDLINLLLAAKIDINNQNDNGATVLMYAASSGKAEVVKLLLQYHPNLDLKNLDDYRAIDFASTTEVLRILKNASR, via the coding sequence ATGAATCAAATCAGTAACCCCAATTTTAGTACAGCAACTCAACAATGGTTGATAGCGAACGGTTACAGCATTCAAGACTTAAATCAGCCTGGGGAAAATGGCGATACAGCTTTGATGAAGGCTACAAGGGAAGGAGTTTACACAGTCGTGAAAGAATTAATTGATGCGGGTGCGGAGATTAATGCCAAAAATAATGATAGTAATAATGCTTTATGGTTTGCTTGTTTTGGCAATCACTACGATTTAATTAATTTGCTCCTAGCTGCCAAAATTGATATCAATAATCAAAATGATAATGGTGCAACTGTTTTAATGTATGCCGCTTCATCTGGTAAAGCAGAAGTTGTGAAATTACTTTTACAATACCATCCTAACTTAGATTTAAAGAATTTGGATGACTATAGAGCCATAGATTTTGCTAGCACAACAGAAGTTTTAAGGATATTGAAAAATGCGTCAAGATAA
- a CDS encoding hydrogenase maturation protease — translation MLTIIGCGNLNRRDDGIGVIIAQRLQKYLAENPHPDVQVYDCGTAGMEVMFQARGSKKLVIIDASSTGAEPGAVFQVPGEELAALPEPSYNLHDFRWDHALAIGRKIFQDDFPQEVTVYLIEAANLDFGLDLSPMVQNSADLVFEKIITIIRS, via the coding sequence ATGCTCACTATTATTGGTTGTGGAAATCTGAATCGCCGTGACGACGGTATAGGCGTAATTATTGCTCAACGCCTACAAAAATATCTAGCTGAAAATCCCCATCCTGATGTGCAGGTATATGACTGTGGAACAGCCGGAATGGAGGTAATGTTTCAAGCTAGAGGGAGTAAAAAATTAGTCATTATTGATGCAAGTTCAACTGGTGCTGAACCTGGCGCAGTGTTTCAAGTTCCTGGTGAGGAATTGGCAGCCTTACCAGAACCTAGTTATAATTTGCATGATTTTCGTTGGGATCATGCTTTAGCCATCGGTAGGAAAATCTTTCAAGATGATTTTCCCCAAGAGGTGACTGTTTATTTAATTGAAGCAGCAAATCTTGATTTTGGACTTGATTTAAGTCCTATGGTGCAAAATTCGGCTGATTTGGTATTTGAGAAAATAATTACAATAATTCGTAGTTAG